One window of the Thermodesulfovibrionia bacterium genome contains the following:
- a CDS encoding sigma-54 dependent transcriptional regulator has product MANFPKAKILVVDDEESILETVSGILEDEGYEVATAASGKEGIRQFKETSPDVVLLDVWLPDTDGLEVLRSIKEDADAVSVIMISGHSNIEKAVEAIKLGAYDFLEKPLSLDKVIIPIKNALEKQRLERENIELRNTISKKWEIIGEGPAMKTIKHEIATAGASQSRVIIYGESGTGKELVARSLHEASDRKDRDFIEVNCAAIPQELIESELFGHEKGSFTGASDRKKGKFELANRGTLFLDEIGDMSMTTQAKVLRIIETQEFQSVGGSKNIKVDVRIIAATNKDLLKEIKNANFREDLYFRLNVIPIHMPPLRERKEDIPLLVDHFLASLARQYGQKKKVISKPTLNSLMGYDWPGNVRELKNTIERFVIMNPTEIIDVVDIPSAKSSGIDMSGDRTLKDAREEFEKEFILKKLQENNWNISKTAEILEIERSNLHRKMKALGIETP; this is encoded by the coding sequence ATGGCGAACTTTCCAAAAGCAAAGATACTTGTAGTAGATGACGAAGAGAGCATACTGGAGACCGTTTCCGGAATTCTTGAAGATGAAGGCTATGAAGTCGCCACAGCCGCTTCAGGAAAAGAGGGCATAAGGCAATTCAAGGAAACCTCGCCTGATGTCGTGCTGCTCGATGTCTGGCTGCCTGACACCGACGGTCTGGAGGTCTTAAGAAGCATTAAGGAAGATGCTGACGCTGTATCAGTGATAATGATATCAGGCCACAGCAACATTGAAAAAGCGGTCGAGGCGATCAAGCTGGGCGCATACGACTTTCTTGAAAAGCCGTTGTCTCTCGATAAAGTGATAATCCCCATAAAAAATGCGCTTGAAAAGCAGAGGCTTGAGAGGGAGAACATAGAGCTAAGAAACACTATCTCAAAAAAATGGGAGATCATCGGCGAAGGCCCTGCCATGAAAACTATTAAACATGAGATAGCAACAGCCGGCGCCTCTCAAAGCAGGGTCATAATATACGGCGAGAGCGGGACCGGCAAGGAACTGGTTGCCCGTTCGCTTCATGAGGCGAGCGACAGAAAGGACAGGGATTTCATCGAGGTTAATTGCGCAGCCATACCGCAGGAACTGATCGAAAGCGAACTCTTCGGGCATGAGAAAGGCTCTTTCACCGGAGCTTCTGACAGGAAAAAAGGCAAGTTCGAGCTTGCAAACAGAGGCACCCTCTTCCTCGATGAGATCGGGGACATGTCAATGACAACACAGGCAAAGGTGCTCAGGATAATAGAGACCCAGGAGTTCCAGAGCGTAGGCGGGAGCAAAAATATCAAGGTGGATGTGAGGATAATCGCTGCTACAAACAAAGACCTTCTTAAAGAGATCAAGAACGCAAATTTCAGGGAAGACCTTTATTTTAGGCTGAATGTCATACCCATACATATGCCGCCTCTCAGGGAGAGGAAAGAGGATATACCACTGCTTGTCGATCATTTTCTCGCCAGCCTTGCAAGGCAGTACGGGCAGAAGAAGAAGGTAATTAGCAAGCCGACGCTGAACTCGCTCATGGGCTATGACTGGCCGGGAAATGTAAGAGAGCTCAAAAACACCATCGAGCGTTTTGTCATAATGAATCCTACCGAGATCATCGATGTTGTTGACATCCCTTCGGCAAAAAGCTCCGGTATCGACATGTCAGGCGACAGGACATTAAAAGACGCCAGGGAAGAATTTGAAAAAGAGTTCATCCTGAAAAAACTGCAGGAGAACAACTGGAACATCTCAAAGACCGCCGAGATACTTGAGATTGAAAGAAGCAACCTTCACAGAAAGATGAAGGCGTTAGGAATAGAGACCCCATAG
- a CDS encoding ATP-binding protein, with translation MKNLKIVLGLLGMSILGIFITGIVLNYLGIEHGPLLIKIGLVFISVNIILFLFLLIFFVARNLYHLYSEKKQKTIGSKFRIKLVSSFMGLTLVPSILLFILSHELIKSSIDTWFSIEVQKPIYDTMDIAKTFYLKERQHAVIYAELIASNKGIILTDGKTNYHTDKFSTQLIKGMDDSDSDLVREAFKGKSDTEVISNENGDTIRAAVPVYDNGKVTSVVIVETLISKNIVNKMESIKKAYNEYVQISAQQNPVRFIYFMMLTVATLIIIFLALWISLRIAKSITVPIRSLAEATSTVAHGDLDFRIDLKRDDEIGMLINSFNQMLDEIKEGKLSLETAYKESDRRRLSMEAILETINTGVIVFNRPGRIITLNKAASLMLDIDKDKFSDKGYRELLDKLNSEEIDSMVKRLGEKGFGSVEKEIHLYINGRPMDLRVYIAALKDSADNFLGTLVVFDNLTETILAQRALAWQEVAKRIAHEIKNPLTPIRLSAERLLKKWNSKSEDFDDVLRRSTKTIVKEVNSLRSLVDEFSRFGKMPKINLESSNIKEILDEVVELYSNLRDIKIITSIKEMPDIEIDREQIKRALINLIDNAVQAQTNSIWLNAYHNTSLDLIRIEVIDDGTGIKESDKDKLFFPYFSTKKEGTGLGLAIVNSIISKHRGYIRVQDNAPKGTQFIIELPVG, from the coding sequence GTGAAGAACCTTAAGATAGTCCTCGGCCTTCTCGGAATGAGCATCTTAGGAATATTCATCACCGGAATAGTGCTCAATTATCTCGGGATCGAGCACGGCCCGCTGCTTATAAAAATAGGGCTGGTCTTTATCTCTGTAAATATAATCCTCTTCCTGTTTCTCCTGATATTCTTCGTAGCGCGCAACCTATACCATCTTTACTCAGAGAAGAAGCAGAAGACCATCGGATCAAAGTTCAGGATAAAACTTGTAAGCTCCTTTATGGGGTTGACACTTGTCCCTTCCATACTGCTTTTCATACTCTCCCATGAACTGATTAAAAGCTCTATTGACACATGGTTCTCGATAGAGGTGCAGAAACCTATATACGACACTATGGACATAGCCAAGACTTTCTATCTTAAAGAACGGCAGCACGCTGTTATCTATGCCGAACTCATAGCATCCAACAAGGGTATTATCCTGACTGACGGAAAAACTAATTATCATACCGATAAGTTCAGCACTCAACTGATCAAGGGGATGGACGACTCAGATTCAGACCTTGTAAGAGAAGCATTTAAGGGAAAGTCTGATACTGAGGTAATATCTAACGAAAACGGCGATACGATTAGGGCGGCGGTGCCGGTCTATGATAACGGAAAGGTCACCTCAGTTGTGATCGTTGAAACCCTGATCTCAAAAAATATAGTTAACAAAATGGAGTCTATCAAGAAAGCATACAATGAGTATGTGCAGATAAGCGCCCAGCAGAATCCCGTAAGGTTTATCTATTTCATGATGCTGACCGTGGCGACACTGATCATCATCTTCCTCGCCCTCTGGATATCACTCAGGATAGCAAAGAGCATAACGGTTCCTATCCGTTCACTTGCAGAAGCGACAAGCACTGTTGCGCACGGCGACCTTGACTTCAGGATCGACCTTAAGAGAGACGATGAGATAGGCATGCTGATAAACTCCTTTAATCAGATGCTTGATGAGATAAAGGAGGGGAAACTCTCACTTGAAACCGCATACAAGGAGTCAGACCGCAGAAGGCTCAGCATGGAGGCTATCCTTGAGACTATCAACACAGGTGTCATAGTCTTTAATCGGCCGGGGAGGATAATAACCCTGAACAAGGCAGCCTCGTTAATGCTGGACATCGATAAAGACAAATTCTCAGATAAGGGCTACCGGGAACTCCTTGATAAGCTTAATTCTGAAGAGATCGACTCAATGGTAAAGCGCCTTGGTGAAAAGGGCTTCGGTTCGGTAGAGAAAGAGATACATCTGTATATCAACGGCAGGCCTATGGATCTTCGCGTATATATTGCGGCGTTGAAAGATTCTGCCGATAACTTCTTGGGCACCCTCGTGGTTTTTGATAACCTCACTGAGACGATATTGGCCCAGAGAGCGCTTGCATGGCAGGAGGTTGCAAAGAGGATAGCCCACGAGATAAAGAACCCCCTTACCCCTATCCGCCTTTCCGCTGAGAGGCTGCTCAAGAAATGGAACAGCAAGTCCGAAGATTTTGACGATGTTCTCAGAAGATCGACAAAGACGATAGTGAAAGAGGTGAACAGCCTGAGATCTCTGGTTGACGAGTTCTCAAGGTTCGGTAAGATGCCGAAGATAAATCTGGAGTCATCAAATATAAAAGAGATACTGGACGAAGTCGTTGAGCTCTACAGCAATCTCAGGGATATAAAGATCATAACCTCAATTAAAGAGATGCCTGATATAGAGATCGACAGGGAGCAGATAAAGAGGGCATTGATTAATCTGATAGACAACGCCGTCCAGGCGCAAACAAACAGCATATGGCTGAATGCCTATCACAACACGTCTCTTGACCTTATAAGAATCGAGGTGATTGACGACGGCACGGGAATTAAAGAGTCTGACAAGGATAAGCTCTTCTTCCCTTACTTCTCTACAAAGAAAGAAGGCACAGGGCTCGGGCTTGCCATAGTGAACAGTATCATCTCAAAACACAGGGGATATATCAGAGTTCAGGACAACGCGCCCAAAGGCACTCAGTTCATCATTGAACTGCCTGTAGGATAA
- a CDS encoding DUF4390 domain-containing protein — translation MKKSLFVFAATILLALAPSFVNAASMKIIGPDAMIKENDIIVTTGVVNVKDLEKSVNSGIEKEVIFTVELFRVWAFWPDEFVSAKKIKMMIRYDNLRDQYWASSSDNKDMETKRFKDFESIQNWLSSISPISLGNVKGFDKGEYYVRVVIESKSREYPLFIGMLMHLIPETEMSLAKESGTFIVGEAK, via the coding sequence ATGAAGAAAAGCCTTTTTGTTTTTGCAGCAACCATTCTGTTGGCGCTCGCGCCCTCTTTTGTTAATGCCGCTTCAATGAAGATCATAGGCCCGGACGCAATGATAAAAGAGAATGATATCATTGTAACCACCGGGGTAGTTAATGTCAAAGACCTTGAAAAGAGCGTTAACTCAGGCATTGAGAAGGAGGTCATCTTTACCGTTGAGCTCTTCCGCGTATGGGCATTCTGGCCTGACGAGTTCGTATCAGCCAAAAAGATAAAGATGATGATCAGATATGATAATCTCCGGGACCAGTACTGGGCATCCTCCTCTGACAATAAAGATATGGAGACTAAAAGGTTTAAGGATTTTGAATCAATACAAAACTGGTTATCCTCAATAAGCCCTATATCATTGGGAAATGTAAAAGGCTTTGACAAGGGCGAATATTATGTCAGGGTCGTTATTGAATCAAAGAGCAGGGAGTATCCTCTATTTATCGGCATGCTGATGCACCTCATACCTGAGACCGAGATGAGCCTTGCAAAAGAGTCCGGAACATTCATTGTCGGAGAGGCTAAGTGA
- the hisI gene encoding phosphoribosyl-AMP cyclohydrolase yields MIPELKYKENGLIPVIIQDVSDNAVLMLAYMNETSLRKTVDTGKTHFWSRSRQKYWMKGETSGNVQLVKEILYDCDEDTLLIKVEQVGKGACHTGNRTCFYRSIDVDGSGGQ; encoded by the coding sequence ATGATACCTGAACTGAAATACAAAGAAAACGGTCTGATACCTGTCATTATCCAGGATGTCAGCGACAACGCAGTTCTTATGCTTGCTTATATGAATGAAACATCTCTTAGAAAAACAGTTGATACAGGCAAGACGCATTTCTGGAGCCGCTCGCGCCAGAAGTACTGGATGAAGGGCGAGACATCGGGAAATGTTCAGCTTGTGAAGGAGATACTCTATGACTGTGATGAGGACACTCTGCTTATCAAGGTGGAGCAGGTAGGAAAGGGAGCCTGCCACACGGGAAATAGAACATGCTTTTACAGGAGTATAGATGTTGATGGGAGCGGCGGCCAATAG